In Longimicrobiaceae bacterium, the DNA window GTGCCCATGCTGGGGCCCACGCTGCTCTTCGTGGCGGTCATCACCCTCATCGGCTACTTCCAACTCTTCGCCGAGCCGTACGTGATGACGCAGGGCGGCCCGCTGCGCAGCACCACCAGCGTGGTCCTCCTCATGTACGAGGAAGGCTTCCGCTGGTGGCGCATGGGCTACGCCGCCGCGCTCGCCTTCGTGCTCTTCATCGTCATGCTGCTGTGGACGTTCATCCAGGCGCGCGTGCAGCGCTGGAGCACGTCGTGAGGCGGCCGCGGCTCGCCGTGTGGGGCGTGCACGCGGCGCTCGTGCTGGGCGCCCTCGCCGCCATGCTGCCCATGCTGTGGATGGTCTCCGCCTCGCTCATGCCGAGCGGGGAGGCGAGCACGTTCCCGCCGCGTCTCTTCCCGCGCACGGTGACGTTCGTGCACTACGGCGAGCTGTTCACACGGCTCAACCTGGGGCGCGGCCTGGCGAACAGCGCGTTCGTCTCGCTGGTCGTCACGGCGGTCTCGCTCGTCATCAACTCCATGGCGGGCTATGCGTTCGCCAAGCTGCGGTTCCGCGGGCGCGACCAGGCGTTCAAGCTGCTCGTCACCGGCCTCGTGATCCCCGTGCAGGTGAGCATGCTTCCGCTCTTCCTGCTCATGAAGAACCTGCACCTCATCAACACCTACGCGGGCGTCATCATCCCGTCGCTCGCCAGCATCTTCGGCATCTTCCTCATCCGCCAGTACGCGCAGTCGGTGCCGGACGAGCTGCTCGACGCGGCACGCATAGACGGCGCGGGCGAGCTGCGCATCTACTTCAGCATCGTCGTCCCCGTCATCCGCCCCATCCTGGCCACGCTCGCCATCTGGACCTTCCTGACCACGTGGAACGACTTCATGTGGCCCCTCATCGTGCTCAGCGACGAGTCGCGCTACACGCTGCCCGTGGCGCTCGCATCCCTCGTGGGCGAGCACGTGCAGGACACCGAGCTGATGATGGCGGGCTCGGTGCTCACCATCTTCCCCGTCCTCCTCGTCTTTCTCGTGCTCCAGCGCTACTACGTGGAGGGCGTGATGATGGGAAGCGTGAAGGGATGAACTCGCTTCGGGAGATGCACGGCGGGACGGCGTCGGTCGATGCGCGGCCATCGACCGTTCGGATGATGCTCCGCGCCGTCCTCCTCACCGCGCTTCTCGCCGGGGGATGCGCGACGACTCACGGGCCGCCGGTGCCCGGCCCCACCGCTCCCGCGATCATCAAGGATTTCGCGGGTCCGCTCGTCCGCGTCCTGGACGGCTTCGATTCGATCGCCGTGTGGAAGGCGGCGCCTTCGGACGGCGTCTCGCTCGCGCTCTCTGCCGATTCTGGCTTCGACGGGCGGGCGATGCGGATGGACGTCGACTTCCACGGGGGCGGCGGGTACGCAGTCGCGCACCGCGCGTTGCCGCTGGACCTGCCGGAGAACTACGAGATCTCGTTCCGCATCCGCGGCACGGTTCCGCCGAACAACCTGGAGTTCAAGCTCATCGACTCCACCGGCGACAACGTCTGGTGGGTGAACCGCCGCGACTTCGTGTTCTCGCCCGATTGGACGCGCGTGGTGATCCGGAAGCGCGACGTGCAGTTCGCCTGGGGCCCGCTCGGCGGCGGCGATCTGATGCACGTGGCGGCGCTGGAGTTCGCCGTGACGGCAGGCAGCGGTGGAAAAGGCAGCGTGTGGATCGACGAGCTGGACATCTCCCCGCGCGAGCCCATCCGCCCGTACGACGCGACGCCGGCCGTCACCGCGACGTCCTCAGCCGGCGGGAGCGCGGCGGGCGCGGCGATGGACGGCGACTCGGTCACGGCCTGGCGCAGCGGCGCGGGCGAGACGCAGTCGCTCACCATCGACTTCCAGC includes these proteins:
- a CDS encoding carbohydrate ABC transporter permease; protein product: MRRPRLAVWGVHAALVLGALAAMLPMLWMVSASLMPSGEASTFPPRLFPRTVTFVHYGELFTRLNLGRGLANSAFVSLVVTAVSLVINSMAGYAFAKLRFRGRDQAFKLLVTGLVIPVQVSMLPLFLLMKNLHLINTYAGVIIPSLASIFGIFLIRQYAQSVPDELLDAARIDGAGELRIYFSIVVPVIRPILATLAIWTFLTTWNDFMWPLIVLSDESRYTLPVALASLVGEHVQDTELMMAGSVLTIFPVLLVFLVLQRYYVEGVMMGSVKG